One stretch of Corallococcus exiguus DNA includes these proteins:
- the lepA gene encoding translation elongation factor 4, with protein sequence MPAENAHIRNFCIIAHIDHGKSTLADRLLEKTGTLTKREAQAQFLDNMDIERERGITIKAQSVRMTYTAKDGQNYVLNLIDTPGHVDFAYEVSRSLAACEGALLVVDATQGVEAQTLANVYMALEHELEIIPVINKIDLPSADVERTRGEIEDVIGIDASVAVPASAKEGIGIHDILESVVKRVPPPTGSPSAPLKALIFDSWYDNYRGVVTLVRVLEGTLKLKQKIKMFSNNKVFEVQELGVFSPFSRPVTQLMAGEVGVLVANVKELQDAKVGDTVTEEARPTEQPFPGFKEVKPMVFSGIFPVDSSDYENLRDALAKLTLNDSAFTYEPESSTALGFGFRCGYLGLLHMEIVQERLEREYNLNLITTAPSVVYRITTTKDEVLLVDNPAKLPPTQNITKFEEPILTCHIHVPNEHLGAILKLCQDRRGVQKDMKYLGSSGTRVQVTYEMPMAEVVFDFFDRLKSVSRGYASLDYELSSYAEADLAKLDILINGEPVDALSVIVHRERAYLRGREVCEKLKEVIPKQMYEVAIQAAIGAKIISRETISAMRKNVLAKCYGGDISRKRKLLEKQKEGKKRMKQVGTVEIPQEAFLAVLKTEQ encoded by the coding sequence ATGCCGGCTGAAAACGCGCACATCCGCAACTTCTGCATCATCGCCCACATCGACCATGGAAAGTCGACGCTGGCCGACCGCCTCCTGGAGAAGACAGGCACGCTGACCAAGCGTGAGGCGCAGGCCCAGTTCCTCGACAACATGGACATCGAGCGAGAGCGGGGCATCACCATCAAGGCCCAGTCCGTGCGGATGACGTACACCGCCAAGGACGGCCAGAACTACGTCCTCAACCTCATCGACACGCCGGGACACGTGGACTTCGCCTACGAGGTGAGCCGCAGCCTCGCCGCGTGCGAGGGCGCGCTGCTCGTCGTGGACGCGACGCAGGGCGTGGAGGCCCAGACGCTGGCCAACGTCTACATGGCGTTGGAACACGAGCTGGAGATCATCCCGGTCATCAACAAGATCGACCTGCCCTCCGCGGACGTGGAGCGCACGCGCGGGGAGATTGAAGACGTCATCGGCATCGACGCGTCCGTCGCGGTGCCGGCCTCCGCGAAGGAGGGCATCGGCATCCACGACATCCTGGAGTCGGTGGTCAAGCGCGTGCCGCCGCCCACGGGTTCGCCGTCCGCGCCGCTCAAGGCGCTCATCTTCGACTCCTGGTACGACAACTACCGGGGCGTGGTGACGCTGGTGCGCGTGCTGGAAGGCACGCTGAAGCTGAAGCAGAAGATCAAGATGTTCAGCAACAACAAGGTCTTCGAGGTGCAGGAGCTGGGCGTGTTCAGCCCGTTCTCGCGCCCGGTGACGCAGCTCATGGCGGGCGAGGTGGGTGTCCTCGTCGCCAACGTGAAGGAGCTGCAGGACGCGAAGGTCGGCGACACCGTGACGGAGGAGGCGCGGCCCACCGAGCAGCCCTTCCCGGGCTTCAAGGAAGTCAAGCCGATGGTGTTCTCCGGCATCTTCCCGGTGGACTCGTCCGACTACGAGAACCTGCGCGACGCGCTGGCGAAGCTCACGCTCAATGACTCCGCCTTCACCTACGAGCCGGAGTCGTCCACGGCGCTGGGGTTCGGCTTCCGCTGCGGCTACCTGGGCCTGCTCCATATGGAGATCGTCCAGGAGCGCCTGGAGCGCGAGTACAACCTCAACCTGATCACGACGGCCCCGTCGGTGGTCTACCGCATCACCACCACCAAGGATGAAGTGCTCCTGGTGGACAACCCGGCGAAGCTGCCGCCGACGCAGAACATCACCAAGTTCGAGGAGCCCATCCTCACCTGTCACATCCACGTGCCCAACGAGCACCTGGGCGCCATCCTGAAGCTGTGCCAGGACCGGCGTGGCGTGCAGAAGGACATGAAGTACCTGGGCTCCAGCGGCACTCGCGTGCAGGTGACGTACGAGATGCCCATGGCGGAAGTCGTCTTCGACTTCTTCGACCGCCTGAAGAGCGTGTCGCGCGGCTACGCGAGCCTGGACTACGAGCTGTCCTCCTACGCGGAGGCGGACCTCGCGAAGCTGGACATCCTCATCAACGGGGAGCCGGTGGATGCGCTCTCCGTCATCGTGCACCGCGAGCGCGCGTACCTGCGCGGCCGCGAGGTCTGCGAGAAGCTCAAGGAAGTGATTCCCAAGCAGATGTACGAGGTGGCCATCCAGGCCGCCATCGGCGCGAAGATCATCTCCCGCGAGACGATCTCCGCCATGCGCAAGAACGTCCTTGCCAAGTGCTACGGCGGCGACATCAGCCGCAAGCGCAAGCTCCTGGAGAAGCAGAAGGAGGGCAAGAAGCGCATGAAGCAGGTGGGCACGGTGGAGATTCCGCAGGAAGCCTTCCTCGCGGTCCTCAAGACGGAGCAGTAA
- the mnmA gene encoding tRNA 2-thiouridine(34) synthase MnmA codes for MRVVVAMSGGVDSSAAAALLKEQGHEVIGITLRVWSYEGAAKCGSCCSPDDIDDARAVAQTLGIPFYVANAEEIFQDRVVNPFVQSYLGGKTPIPCVSCNRDVKFNFLLKRARALGARLATGHYAQVEEVDGRFHLRRAVDAAKDQSYFLFTLGQEELKDVLFPVGHLTKPEVRAVAERHNLPTTHKPESMEICFVPDGDYAGFVEKVAGPQPSGEVVDPEGKVLGTHNGIHRFTVGQRKGLNLGGGEVRYVQRLEPETNRVVVGPAEGTGRAQFGLLQPHWVDGPPPPEQAVEVRIRHRHAGAPGRIHISQHGLVSVKLDEPARAVTPGQAAVVYDRDRVLGGGWIV; via the coding sequence ATGCGAGTCGTCGTTGCGATGAGTGGCGGAGTGGATTCCTCGGCCGCCGCCGCCCTGCTCAAGGAGCAGGGCCACGAGGTCATCGGCATCACCCTGCGCGTCTGGTCCTACGAGGGCGCTGCGAAGTGTGGCAGCTGCTGCAGTCCGGACGACATCGACGATGCCCGCGCGGTGGCCCAGACACTGGGCATCCCGTTCTACGTGGCCAACGCCGAGGAGATCTTCCAGGACCGGGTCGTCAACCCGTTCGTCCAGTCGTACCTGGGCGGCAAGACGCCCATCCCGTGCGTGAGCTGCAACCGCGACGTGAAGTTCAACTTCCTCCTCAAGCGCGCGCGCGCCCTGGGCGCCCGGCTCGCCACGGGCCACTACGCCCAGGTGGAGGAGGTGGACGGCCGCTTCCACCTGCGCCGCGCCGTGGACGCCGCCAAGGACCAGAGCTACTTCCTCTTCACCCTGGGCCAGGAGGAGCTGAAGGACGTCCTCTTCCCCGTGGGCCACCTCACCAAGCCGGAGGTGCGCGCCGTCGCCGAGCGCCACAACCTGCCCACCACCCACAAGCCGGAGAGCATGGAGATCTGCTTCGTGCCGGACGGCGACTACGCCGGGTTCGTGGAGAAGGTCGCCGGTCCCCAGCCGTCCGGTGAGGTCGTGGATCCGGAGGGCAAGGTGCTGGGCACGCACAACGGCATCCACCGCTTCACGGTGGGGCAGCGCAAGGGCCTCAACCTGGGTGGCGGCGAAGTGCGCTACGTGCAGCGCCTGGAGCCGGAGACGAACCGCGTCGTCGTGGGCCCCGCGGAGGGCACCGGCCGCGCGCAGTTCGGCCTGCTCCAGCCGCACTGGGTGGACGGTCCGCCTCCGCCCGAACAGGCCGTGGAGGTCCGGATCCGCCACCGCCACGCGGGCGCACCGGGACGGATCCACATCTCGCAGCACGGGCTGGTGTCCGTGAAGCTCGACGAGCCCGCGCGCGCCGTCACGCCGGGGCAGGCCGCGGTGGTCTACGACCGGGATCGCGTGCTCGGCGGCGGGTGGATCGTCTGA
- a CDS encoding NAD-dependent epimerase/dehydratase family protein, producing MKVLVTGGAGFIGSHVCDEFLRNGHEVIALDNLSSGKKENLDPRVRLAVHDIRSPEAAELIRTEKPQVLCHLAAQMDVRRSVEDPGFDADVNIRGMTNLLEAARQSGVKKVIFSSTGGAIYGEQDYFPAREDHPQRPVSPYGVSKAAGELYLGYYRAQYGLPYVALRYANVYGPRQNPHGEAGVVAIFSQRVIAGQGCTIYGEGKQTRDFVFGPDVARANYLAFQSDYVGAANIGTGVETDINRLYELIAEAGGSSLKAAHAPGKPGEQLRSCIDAAHAKKVLGWEPSVQLAEGLRHTLQFFRDQAAGPVRVRG from the coding sequence GTGAAAGTCCTGGTAACGGGCGGCGCGGGCTTCATCGGCTCGCACGTGTGCGATGAGTTCCTGCGCAATGGCCACGAGGTCATCGCGCTGGACAACCTGTCGAGCGGCAAGAAGGAGAACCTGGATCCGCGCGTACGGCTGGCCGTGCACGACATCCGGAGCCCGGAAGCCGCGGAGCTCATCCGCACGGAGAAGCCCCAGGTGCTCTGTCACCTGGCCGCCCAGATGGACGTGCGCCGCAGCGTGGAGGACCCCGGCTTCGACGCGGACGTGAACATCCGCGGCATGACGAACCTGCTGGAGGCCGCGCGCCAGTCCGGCGTGAAGAAGGTCATCTTCAGCTCCACCGGCGGCGCCATCTACGGCGAGCAGGATTACTTCCCCGCCCGGGAAGACCACCCCCAGCGGCCGGTGTCGCCGTACGGCGTCTCCAAGGCGGCGGGCGAGCTGTACCTGGGCTACTACCGCGCGCAGTACGGCCTGCCGTACGTCGCCCTGCGGTACGCCAACGTGTACGGCCCCCGGCAGAACCCGCACGGCGAGGCCGGCGTGGTGGCCATCTTCAGCCAGCGCGTCATCGCTGGGCAGGGCTGCACCATCTACGGCGAGGGCAAGCAGACGCGTGACTTCGTCTTCGGTCCGGACGTGGCCCGCGCCAACTACCTGGCCTTCCAGAGCGACTACGTGGGCGCCGCGAACATCGGCACCGGCGTGGAGACGGACATCAACCGGCTCTACGAGCTCATCGCGGAGGCCGGCGGCAGCTCGCTGAAGGCCGCGCACGCGCCGGGCAAGCCGGGCGAGCAGCTGCGCTCCTGCATCGACGCGGCGCACGCGAAGAAGGTGCTGGGCTGGGAGCCGTCCGTGCAGCTGGCGGAGGGCCTGCGCCACACGCTCCAGTTCTTCCGCGACCAGGCCGCGGGTCCCGTCCGCGTCCGGGGCTGA
- a CDS encoding DUF1877 family protein produces the protein MGLDASYQALPSGSPLLELARQNIGVGEWLCSVTRLLQDPREERLAPGGPDPGELQLLGAVKELLRTRPDLVIQHVELDRRWDHLHFVLSDRRRNEPGAEDDSLAGIAIHGEAKIAPHVVAGQGVPLRYTRPETVERIARMLEAVRFDTLRLHFTYESMSEASVYKCPHEESIDAAWQWLTEHFDRFRAFYVTAAKHRDGVLVCVD, from the coding sequence ATGGGACTCGATGCGAGCTACCAGGCCCTTCCCAGCGGTTCCCCGCTTCTGGAACTGGCGCGGCAAAACATCGGCGTGGGCGAATGGCTGTGCTCCGTCACCCGGTTGCTCCAGGATCCCCGAGAGGAGCGGCTGGCACCGGGCGGCCCGGATCCCGGCGAACTCCAGCTCCTGGGGGCCGTGAAAGAGCTGTTGCGCACCCGCCCGGACCTGGTGATTCAACACGTGGAGCTCGACCGGAGGTGGGATCATCTGCACTTCGTCCTCTCCGACCGCCGCCGGAACGAGCCGGGAGCCGAGGACGACTCCCTGGCCGGAATCGCAATCCATGGCGAGGCGAAGATCGCCCCGCACGTGGTGGCGGGTCAGGGCGTGCCCCTTCGCTACACGCGGCCGGAGACGGTGGAGCGGATCGCCCGGATGCTGGAGGCCGTGCGGTTCGACACCCTTCGTTTGCACTTCACCTACGAAAGCATGAGCGAAGCGAGCGTCTACAAATGCCCGCACGAGGAGTCCATCGACGCGGCCTGGCAGTGGCTCACCGAGCACTTCGACCGCTTCCGCGCCTTCTACGTCACGGCCGCGAAACACCGGGACGGCGTCCTCGTCTGCGTGGACTGA
- a CDS encoding ribbon-helix-helix domain-containing protein, translating to MARKKVSTTIYITPEQNELLKALNQKSKVPVAEYIRQGIDLVLEKYKAQLPGQATFDELS from the coding sequence ATGGCCCGAAAGAAAGTCAGCACCACCATCTACATCACTCCGGAGCAGAACGAACTGCTCAAGGCGCTGAACCAGAAGTCGAAGGTGCCCGTGGCCGAATACATCCGGCAGGGCATCGACCTGGTGCTGGAGAAGTACAAAGCGCAGCTGCCGGGCCAGGCAACCTTCGACGAACTCTCCTGA
- a CDS encoding CCA tRNA nucleotidyltransferase, which yields MIANLHDADIPKPVLEVITRLRELGHPTYLVGGCVRDMVRKVHPKDFDVATSALPEEVQRAFRKVIPTGIQHGTVTVVTGGNHVEVTTFRSEGDYLDGRRPSSVSFERDIVKDLSRRDFTINAMAYNPLDRELVDPFGGQVDLPAKLIRCVGSAQERFSEDGLRPLRAVRFAAVLGFTLDPDTRDAIPATLAVFRKVALERVREELLKLLLSPRAEMGLHLLAATGLMEVFLPEVAHADEEAARLARAAVQAAPLDADLRVATLLADIDTATQARERCLRLKFPNKSADLIGMLVEHAKLETRVDDADPALRRLLARVGLVNLPALLSVAKARVQVRAPERLPAMEALAGRLEALAAAKPPLSAKELALTGGDIMKTLGIGPSPKVGEATRYLVESVLDDPSLNTADALRSLLTAWAARGS from the coding sequence ATGATCGCCAACCTCCACGACGCCGACATTCCGAAGCCCGTGCTCGAAGTCATCACCCGCCTGCGCGAGCTGGGCCACCCCACGTACCTGGTGGGCGGCTGCGTGCGGGACATGGTCCGCAAGGTCCACCCGAAGGACTTCGACGTCGCCACCAGCGCGCTGCCGGAAGAGGTCCAGCGCGCCTTCCGCAAGGTCATCCCCACCGGCATCCAGCACGGCACCGTCACCGTCGTCACCGGCGGCAACCACGTGGAGGTGACGACGTTCCGTTCGGAAGGGGACTATCTGGATGGCCGGCGCCCCAGCTCCGTGTCCTTCGAGCGGGACATCGTGAAGGACCTGTCGCGGCGCGACTTCACCATCAACGCCATGGCGTACAACCCGCTGGACCGCGAGCTGGTGGATCCGTTCGGCGGCCAGGTGGACCTGCCCGCGAAGTTGATCCGTTGCGTGGGCTCCGCGCAGGAGCGCTTCTCCGAGGACGGACTGCGCCCCCTGCGCGCCGTGCGCTTCGCCGCCGTGCTGGGCTTCACGCTGGACCCCGACACCCGCGACGCCATCCCCGCGACCCTGGCCGTGTTCCGCAAGGTCGCGCTGGAGCGCGTGCGCGAGGAGCTGCTCAAGCTGCTCCTGTCCCCCCGCGCGGAGATGGGGCTGCACCTGCTGGCGGCCACGGGGCTGATGGAGGTCTTCCTTCCGGAGGTGGCCCACGCGGACGAGGAGGCCGCCCGGCTCGCCCGCGCCGCCGTGCAGGCCGCGCCGCTGGACGCGGACCTGCGCGTGGCCACGCTGCTCGCGGACATCGACACCGCGACGCAGGCCCGTGAGCGGTGTCTGCGTTTGAAGTTCCCCAACAAGTCCGCGGACCTCATCGGCATGCTCGTCGAGCACGCGAAGCTGGAGACGCGCGTGGACGACGCGGACCCCGCGCTGCGCCGGCTGCTCGCCCGCGTGGGCCTGGTGAACCTGCCCGCGCTCCTCTCCGTGGCGAAGGCCCGCGTCCAGGTCCGGGCCCCGGAGCGCCTGCCCGCGATGGAGGCGTTGGCCGGAAGGCTGGAGGCGCTGGCCGCCGCGAAGCCCCCCTTGTCCGCGAAGGAGCTGGCGCTCACCGGGGGCGACATCATGAAGACGCTGGGCATCGGCCCCTCGCCGAAGGTGGGCGAGGCGACCCGGTACCTTGTCGAATCCGTGCTCGATGACCCGTCGCTGAACACCGCGGACGCGCTCCGCTCCCTGCTCACGGCCTGGGCGGCGCGCGGTTCATGA
- a CDS encoding cupin domain-containing protein, which produces MTTTKRVEKPWGHELIWAHTERYVGKLLHVKAGHKLSLQFHNVKDETIHVQSGKLLFVVDEGQGLIEKEMNPGESYHIKPLTKHRMVAITDCDILEVSTPELNDVVRLEDSYGRTGTSAP; this is translated from the coding sequence ATGACGACGACGAAGCGGGTGGAGAAGCCCTGGGGCCACGAGCTCATCTGGGCCCACACGGAGCGCTACGTGGGCAAGCTCCTGCACGTGAAGGCCGGCCACAAGCTGAGCCTCCAGTTCCATAACGTGAAGGACGAGACCATCCACGTCCAGAGCGGCAAGCTCCTCTTCGTCGTGGACGAGGGCCAGGGCCTCATCGAGAAGGAGATGAACCCCGGTGAGAGCTACCACATCAAGCCGCTGACCAAGCACCGCATGGTCGCCATCACCGACTGCGACATCCTCGAGGTCAGCACCCCCGAGTTGAATGACGTGGTGCGCCTGGAGGACTCCTACGGGCGCACGGGCACCAGCGCCCCGTAG
- a CDS encoding UDP-glucuronic acid decarboxylase family protein, whose protein sequence is MRGKRAVVLGGAGFVGSHLCERLLDDGAESVLAVDNLITGNEANVRTLKPRAGFQFVNQDITEGLEVDGPVDFVLNLASPASPIDYANLPIETLRVGSIGTENALKLAEKKKAVFLMASTSEVYGDPLVHPQKEDYWGNVNPIGPRSVYDEAKRYSEAISAAYERSRGVNVRIVRIFNTYGPRMRLNDGRVVPAFVGQALKGEDFSVFGDGSQTRSFCYVKDLVDGLVRLALSDVRGPVNIGNPREMTIKQFAEAVREAAGGGRQIVYHPLPKDDPKQRQPDITRARTLLGWEPKVKLEDGLRDTIAYFREVAARPSGT, encoded by the coding sequence ATGCGTGGCAAGCGGGCGGTGGTGTTGGGTGGGGCCGGATTCGTGGGCTCGCATCTGTGTGAGCGGCTGCTGGACGACGGCGCGGAGTCCGTCCTCGCGGTGGACAACCTCATCACGGGCAATGAGGCGAACGTCCGCACGCTCAAGCCGCGCGCGGGCTTCCAGTTCGTGAACCAGGACATCACCGAGGGCCTGGAGGTGGACGGGCCGGTCGACTTCGTCCTCAACCTGGCCTCGCCCGCTTCGCCCATCGACTACGCGAACCTCCCCATCGAAACGCTGCGCGTGGGCTCCATCGGCACGGAGAACGCGCTGAAGCTGGCGGAGAAGAAGAAGGCCGTGTTCCTCATGGCCTCCACGTCGGAAGTGTACGGCGACCCGCTGGTGCACCCCCAGAAGGAGGATTACTGGGGCAACGTGAATCCCATTGGCCCGCGCTCGGTGTACGACGAGGCCAAGCGCTACTCGGAGGCCATCAGCGCCGCGTACGAGCGCAGCCGCGGCGTGAACGTCCGCATCGTGCGCATCTTCAACACGTACGGCCCGCGCATGCGCCTCAACGACGGCCGCGTGGTGCCCGCCTTCGTGGGCCAGGCGCTCAAGGGCGAGGACTTCAGCGTCTTCGGGGACGGCAGCCAGACGCGCTCGTTCTGCTACGTGAAGGACCTGGTGGACGGCCTGGTGCGGCTCGCGCTGTCGGACGTCCGGGGCCCGGTGAACATCGGCAACCCGCGCGAGATGACCATCAAGCAGTTCGCGGAGGCCGTGCGCGAAGCGGCCGGTGGGGGTAGGCAGATCGTCTACCACCCGCTGCCCAAGGATGATCCGAAGCAGCGTCAGCCGGACATCACCCGCGCGCGCACGCTGCTGGGGTGGGAGCCCAAGGTGAAGTTGGAAGATGGTCTGCGGGACACCATCGCCTACTTCCGTGAGGTTGCCGCTCGCCCCTCTGGGACTTAG
- a CDS encoding SPOR domain-containing protein, protein MRDAHRMKEKFDVSLDNRQIVSLLIAGIVVMGAVFVLGVVVGKKLSGDAQTAEAPDLLSALDANAQVLNDARQDPPLTFPDELTRKTGSEPLPPMPKPAAKPEAPKVAAAAKPEVKPEPKPAAKPAALAPTPDPDTGELPAMDAAEEDAIANGKPLAKPEPKVEEPAKVAAAKPEPKPEPKVVEPVKGKVEETPVATRTAARDGGMKEAIARAQALPAEPPRPSEAVKGGAFTLQLSAFQSRQDADRFAARLRDKGYAPYILTAEVPGKGTWYRVRMGSFASKEAAGRYLTDFKRETQLDAYVAGTN, encoded by the coding sequence ATGCGTGACGCCCATCGGATGAAGGAGAAGTTCGACGTCTCGCTGGACAACCGGCAGATCGTCAGCCTGTTGATCGCCGGCATCGTCGTGATGGGCGCCGTGTTCGTGCTGGGCGTGGTGGTGGGCAAGAAGCTCTCCGGCGACGCGCAGACGGCCGAGGCCCCGGACCTGCTCTCCGCGCTGGACGCCAACGCGCAGGTCCTCAACGACGCGCGCCAGGATCCGCCGCTCACCTTCCCGGACGAGCTCACCCGCAAGACGGGCTCCGAGCCCCTGCCTCCGATGCCCAAGCCCGCCGCGAAGCCGGAGGCCCCCAAGGTCGCCGCCGCCGCGAAGCCCGAAGTGAAGCCGGAGCCCAAGCCCGCGGCGAAGCCCGCCGCCCTGGCCCCCACGCCGGACCCCGACACGGGCGAGCTGCCCGCGATGGACGCCGCCGAGGAGGACGCCATCGCCAACGGCAAGCCGCTCGCGAAGCCGGAGCCGAAGGTCGAGGAGCCCGCCAAGGTCGCCGCCGCGAAGCCGGAGCCGAAGCCAGAGCCCAAGGTGGTGGAGCCGGTGAAGGGAAAGGTGGAGGAGACGCCGGTCGCCACCCGCACCGCCGCGCGTGACGGAGGCATGAAGGAGGCCATCGCCCGGGCCCAGGCGCTCCCCGCGGAGCCGCCGCGTCCGTCGGAGGCCGTGAAGGGTGGGGCGTTCACGCTCCAGCTCTCCGCCTTCCAGAGCCGCCAGGACGCCGACCGTTTCGCCGCGCGGTTGCGCGACAAGGGCTATGCCCCCTATATCCTGACGGCGGAGGTGCCTGGAAAGGGCACCTGGTACCGCGTCCGGATGGGCAGCTTCGCCAGCAAGGAAGCCGCGGGCCGGTACCTGACGGACTTCAAGCGCGAGACCCAGCTCGACGCGTACGTGGCCGGCACGAACTAG
- a CDS encoding alpha/beta hydrolase, producing the protein MPTDTKQPSDSGLDPHARAFLEQLKKAGGPALETLPPAEARAVLRSVQAGKSARKPARIEDRSLPVGPDGQVSVRIVRPADASETLPVVLYLHGGGWVLGDKDTHDRLIRELAVGARCAVVFVNYTPAPEGQYPTQIEQAYAALQWVAKNGGEADLDGQRIAVVGDSAGGTLAAALTLVAKERGGPRILQQVLFYPVTDARFDTGSYARYADGYFLTRSGMQWFWDNYAPDSTARTEPTASPLRATDAQLQGLPPALLLNGECDVLRDEGQAYARRLVDAGVPALALQYDGMIHDFVMLDPLADSLAARNAIAQACVTLSEALGTRRQVEATLTSQPAQVRERESARH; encoded by the coding sequence ATGCCCACCGACACGAAGCAGCCTTCCGACTCCGGATTGGATCCCCACGCCCGTGCCTTCCTGGAGCAGCTGAAGAAGGCGGGCGGGCCCGCGCTCGAAACCCTGCCTCCCGCGGAGGCGCGCGCCGTGCTCCGGAGCGTGCAGGCGGGAAAGAGCGCGCGGAAGCCGGCCCGCATCGAGGACCGCTCCCTGCCGGTGGGCCCTGACGGCCAGGTCTCCGTCCGCATCGTGCGGCCCGCGGACGCGTCGGAGACGCTCCCGGTGGTGCTCTACCTCCACGGCGGTGGCTGGGTGCTGGGCGACAAGGACACGCACGACCGGTTGATCCGTGAGCTGGCCGTGGGCGCGCGGTGCGCGGTCGTGTTCGTCAACTACACGCCTGCTCCGGAAGGGCAGTACCCCACGCAGATCGAACAGGCCTACGCCGCGCTGCAATGGGTCGCGAAGAACGGCGGCGAAGCGGACCTGGATGGACAGCGGATCGCCGTGGTGGGAGACAGCGCTGGCGGGACCCTGGCGGCGGCGCTCACGCTGGTGGCGAAGGAACGCGGCGGTCCGCGCATCCTGCAGCAGGTGCTGTTCTATCCCGTCACGGATGCCCGCTTCGACACGGGGTCCTACGCGCGCTACGCGGACGGCTACTTCCTCACCCGCAGCGGCATGCAGTGGTTCTGGGACAACTACGCTCCGGACTCCACCGCCCGCACGGAGCCCACCGCCAGCCCCCTGCGCGCGACCGACGCGCAGCTGCAAGGCCTGCCCCCGGCGCTGCTCCTCAATGGCGAGTGCGACGTGCTCCGCGACGAAGGCCAGGCCTACGCGCGCAGGCTCGTGGACGCGGGCGTCCCCGCGCTGGCCCTCCAGTACGATGGGATGATCCACGACTTCGTGATGCTGGATCCGCTGGCGGACTCACTCGCCGCGCGCAACGCCATCGCCCAGGCCTGCGTGACGCTGTCGGAAGCCCTGGGCACGCGGAGGCAGGTGGAAGCGACGCTCACGTCCCAGCCCGCGCAGGTTCGCGAGCGGGAGAGCGCGCGTCACTGA
- a CDS encoding DUF4326 domain-containing protein: protein MSESRTTAVHVHDACEVYVGRAFRAWAKPGPLNPVPGRFGNPFKPGGVKTWKAMIRTYFEPWLAKLPADEAERIRDEAQRRMAPGPDAFESFRWYLELRTKHDPDFLRDVRTLRGKRLGCWCKPGPCHADVLAAWLDSGD, encoded by the coding sequence ATGTCCGAATCCCGAACCACCGCGGTGCACGTCCACGACGCCTGTGAGGTGTACGTAGGCCGTGCCTTCCGCGCCTGGGCGAAGCCCGGGCCGCTCAACCCCGTGCCGGGCCGCTTCGGCAATCCATTCAAGCCCGGCGGTGTGAAGACCTGGAAGGCGATGATCCGCACGTACTTCGAACCGTGGCTGGCGAAGCTGCCCGCGGACGAAGCCGAGCGGATCCGCGACGAGGCCCAGCGGCGCATGGCGCCCGGCCCGGACGCGTTCGAGTCCTTCCGCTGGTACCTGGAGCTGCGCACGAAGCACGACCCGGACTTCCTGCGCGACGTGCGGACGCTGCGCGGCAAGCGGCTGGGCTGCTGGTGCAAGCCGGGCCCGTGCCACGCGGACGTGTTGGCCGCGTGGCTGGACTCAGGGGATTGA